In a genomic window of Trachemys scripta elegans isolate TJP31775 chromosome 12, CAS_Tse_1.0, whole genome shotgun sequence:
- the LOC117885980 gene encoding chelonianin-like has product MKSGLLLLGLLALWADLTPASGQLRDICQLPPETGPCKGQIPRFFYNPASRTCERFIYGGCRGNGNNFRTLLECQQACMKREKPGFCRVFPPDTMGICALLCFSDDDCAGAEKCCSNGCGXVQDALSELCSCSARGKRRRLMNNGDNWKSLWGGFQRRQESCNWK; this is encoded by the exons ATGAAATCAGGcctcctcctcctggggctcctcGCCCTCTGGGCTGACCTGACACCTGCCTCTGGGCAGCTCC GTGACATTTGCCAACTCCCGCCTGAGACGGGCCCTTGCAAGGGACAGATCCCGCGCTTCTTCTACAACCCGGCCTCCAGGACGTGCGAAAGGTTCATCTACGGCGGCTGCCGGGGCAACGGGAACAACTTTAGAACTCTCCTGGAGTGCCAGCAGGCCTGCATGAAACGCG AGAAACCCGGGTTCTGTCGCGTGTTCCCCCCAGACACCATGGGGATCTGTGCTCTGCTCTGCTTCAGTGATGACGACTGTGCTGGAGCAGAAAAGTGCTGCAGTAATGGGTGTGGCCNTGTTCAGGATGCACTGTCAGAATTGTGTAGCTGCAGTGCAAGAGGCAAAAGGAGGCGTCTCATGAACAATGGAGACAATTGGAAAAGCCTATGGGGAGGTTTTCAAAGGCGACAGGAAAGCTGCAACTGGAAATAG